A genomic segment from Triticum dicoccoides isolate Atlit2015 ecotype Zavitan chromosome 1A, WEW_v2.0, whole genome shotgun sequence encodes:
- the LOC119290958 gene encoding uncharacterized protein LOC119290958 isoform X1, which yields MVTPARSGRRRRGRPPGIRAAVIARVRRVGMGLPPADSSSGVAAAGLRDQLAEVDSGRILHPAGRSVPAGLPVSVLTWSSFVMESLMLAVGRFRWGSELLTVLLVRPLLLVLLPRLTASCLLVGPLLCELLDTLDQHQLSTPQWTKLIIPREHPPWQSKLGRRVNIQH from the exons ATGGTTACTCCTGCTCGTTCTGGGCGCCGTCGTCGGGGTCGCCCTCCTGGGATTCGGGCCGCCGTTATTGCGCGTGTGCGCCGTGTCGGCATGGGTCTTCCTCCTGCCGACTCTTCGTCTGGGGTGGCAGCCGCTGGGCTGCGTGATCAGCTGGCTGAGGTCGACTCAGGGCGGATTCTCCACCCCGCCGGCCGCTCCGTTCCCGCCGGGTTG CCCGTCAGCGTTCTGACTTGGAGTAGTTTCGTTATGGAGAGCTTGATGCTCGCCGTCGGGAGATTTCGTTGGGGAAGCGAGTTGTTGACTGTACTGTTG GTTCGACCACTACTGTTGGTTCTTCTTCCGCGTCTGACGGCTTCGTGTCTGCTGGTCGGCCCTCTGCTCTGCGAACTG TTGGACACTCTTGACCAACATCAACTGAGTACACCACAATGGACGAAGCTTATCATTCCCAGAGAGCATCCTCCATGGCAAAGCAAGTTAGGAAGAAGGGTAAACATCCAGCACTGA
- the LOC119290958 gene encoding uncharacterized protein LOC119290958 isoform X2: protein MVTPARSGRRRRGRPPGIRAAVIARVRRVGMGLPPADSSSGVAAAGLRDQLAEVDSGRILHPAGRSVPAGLVRPLLLVLLPRLTASCLLVGPLLCELLDTLDQHQLSTPQWTKLIIPREHPPWQSKLGRRVNIQH from the exons ATGGTTACTCCTGCTCGTTCTGGGCGCCGTCGTCGGGGTCGCCCTCCTGGGATTCGGGCCGCCGTTATTGCGCGTGTGCGCCGTGTCGGCATGGGTCTTCCTCCTGCCGACTCTTCGTCTGGGGTGGCAGCCGCTGGGCTGCGTGATCAGCTGGCTGAGGTCGACTCAGGGCGGATTCTCCACCCCGCCGGCCGCTCCGTTCCCGCCGGGTTG GTTCGACCACTACTGTTGGTTCTTCTTCCGCGTCTGACGGCTTCGTGTCTGCTGGTCGGCCCTCTGCTCTGCGAACTG TTGGACACTCTTGACCAACATCAACTGAGTACACCACAATGGACGAAGCTTATCATTCCCAGAGAGCATCCTCCATGGCAAAGCAAGTTAGGAAGAAGGGTAAACATCCAGCACTGA